One segment of Candidatus Bathyarchaeota archaeon DNA contains the following:
- a CDS encoding aminopeptidase P family protein, with product AMEEEGLDVLICRNPENVLYVSGYWPVTGWSLAVLPLDGEPTLIVPVSELDYAREGWVRDIRAYETERLDKLWNPYKHMSDILASLGLPRGVKVGCELGFETTATNSVVGEVNYAGKPTFDLIENVLNAELVDASEMLTRLRMVKSSYEVSKMEVAAELAGLAMEKLLEHLEEGVRECELAASAEEAVYGLGVGFKGAKRARGFAFVMSGVNSSRAWYPFNISTDRRIRRGDVVLLEFNVCVDGYWVDFTRTWVLGKPSREQEDMFTTLVEAQERVYRLESPGLSASVVDGFARSLIAERGYSKLFPHRLGHGIGLRIHEAPDIHPASRDTLVKGVVHTVEPGLYTSRFGIRLEDVVVVEDKGIRNLFDGFKDLNIRK from the coding sequence GGCTATGGAGGAAGAGGGCTTAGACGTCCTCATATGCCGCAATCCGGAGAACGTGCTTTACGTATCAGGCTACTGGCCTGTTACAGGCTGGTCTCTAGCGGTCCTACCTCTAGACGGCGAACCAACCCTTATAGTCCCGGTGTCCGAGCTTGATTATGCCAGGGAGGGCTGGGTCAGGGATATCAGAGCATACGAGACGGAGCGGTTAGACAAGCTGTGGAACCCCTATAAGCATATGAGTGACATCCTAGCCAGCCTCGGTCTACCTAGAGGTGTTAAAGTCGGTTGTGAGCTAGGCTTTGAGACCACCGCCACAAACAGCGTCGTCGGAGAGGTTAACTATGCGGGTAAACCTACTTTCGACCTCATCGAGAACGTTTTAAACGCCGAGCTGGTTGACGCCTCAGAGATGCTGACCAGGCTTAGGATGGTTAAATCCAGCTATGAGGTCTCCAAGATGGAGGTGGCGGCGGAGCTAGCGGGTTTGGCTATGGAAAAGCTCTTAGAACATCTAGAAGAGGGTGTCAGGGAGTGCGAGCTTGCAGCGTCGGCTGAGGAGGCTGTCTACGGCCTTGGCGTCGGGTTTAAGGGGGCTAAGCGGGCCAGGGGGTTCGCCTTTGTCATGTCTGGGGTCAACTCTTCAAGAGCATGGTATCCCTTCAACATATCGACAGATAGAAGGATCCGTAGGGGGGATGTCGTGCTTCTCGAGTTTAACGTATGCGTGGACGGCTACTGGGTGGACTTTACGAGGACCTGGGTTCTAGGTAAGCCCTCTAGAGAGCAGGAGGATATGTTCACCACGCTCGTAGAGGCTCAGGAGAGGGTTTACCGGCTTGAATCTCCAGGCTTATCTGCGTCTGTCGTCGACGGTTTTGCTCGAAGCCTTATAGCAGAGAGGGGGTACTCGAAGCTCTTTCCCCACCGGTTAGGTCATGGAATAGGTTTAAGAATTCACGAGGCCCCGGATATTCATCCGGCTTCGAGGGACACCTTAGTGAAAGGGGTTGTTCATACGGTGGAGCCTGGGCTTTATACGAGCAGATTCGGTATAAGGCTTGAAGACGTTGTGGTCGTTGAGGATAAAGGGATTAGAAACCTTTTCGACGGATTCAAAGACCTAAACATAAGAAAATAG
- a CDS encoding VCBS repeat-containing protein, producing MDSKFKFKPHIIDDSLPAVAGWAQTALADLDRDGRLEYIVGRRFGEIYWYKYRSPDRWERYLLGEYSPSDVGGCAFDVDGDGYVDFVTGGAWYRNSRTPTRPFKRIVFDPRLDSIHDIVAADIDGDGCLEVVTMSDRNNLRWYKIPENPEEPWIRHDIGPAVHAGVAVGDIDGDGDLDVVRSNVWFENVNGDGTEWVQHTIPIESTPAPPDLPFAVNATKCVVCDINGDGKNDIVYTDAETPGGRVWWMENLDGRGLAWRRHVIFDGRPRRGAFHSLHVGDLDGDGDLDVFSCEMEAVLGDQPPRWYIWENVDGKGEVWREHVILDKNFGGHEALVGDITGNGLPDIIGKPWAPRKENGLNGKMFIVFLENVSNL from the coding sequence TTGGATTCTAAGTTCAAGTTTAAACCTCACATCATCGACGATAGTTTGCCGGCGGTAGCTGGATGGGCCCAGACGGCGTTAGCTGACCTCGACAGGGACGGACGGTTAGAGTATATCGTCGGAAGACGGTTCGGTGAGATATACTGGTATAAATACCGTTCACCCGACCGGTGGGAACGTTATCTACTCGGTGAATACTCGCCGTCTGACGTGGGGGGATGCGCGTTCGACGTGGACGGAGACGGCTACGTCGACTTCGTCACAGGAGGAGCCTGGTACCGCAACTCTAGGACACCCACCCGTCCCTTCAAGAGGATCGTGTTCGACCCACGTCTCGACTCGATCCATGATATAGTGGCTGCGGACATAGACGGAGACGGATGTTTAGAAGTTGTCACGATGTCAGACCGTAACAACCTCCGCTGGTACAAGATACCCGAGAACCCGGAGGAGCCTTGGATCCGGCATGATATAGGCCCGGCTGTCCACGCCGGGGTTGCGGTGGGCGACATAGATGGGGATGGAGACCTAGACGTGGTACGTAGCAACGTGTGGTTCGAGAACGTAAACGGTGACGGTACGGAGTGGGTTCAGCATACCATCCCGATCGAAAGCACACCGGCTCCACCAGACCTTCCCTTCGCGGTCAACGCTACCAAATGCGTGGTCTGCGACATCAATGGAGATGGGAAAAACGACATAGTCTACACAGACGCTGAAACACCCGGTGGAAGGGTCTGGTGGATGGAAAACCTAGACGGCCGCGGCCTAGCCTGGAGACGACATGTGATCTTTGACGGAAGACCACGTCGGGGAGCATTCCATAGTCTACACGTAGGCGACCTCGACGGAGACGGAGACCTCGACGTCTTCTCATGCGAGATGGAGGCGGTTCTTGGAGACCAACCGCCACGTTGGTACATATGGGAGAACGTCGACGGCAAGGGAGAGGTATGGAGAGAGCACGTTATCCTGGATAAAAACTTCGGCGGACATGAAGCCTTAGTCGGAGATATAACGGGAAACGGGCTTCCCGATATAATCGGGAAACCGTGGGCCCCCCGGAAAGAAAACGGTTTGAACGGGAAGATGTTCATAGTATTCCTTGAAAACGTATCCAACCTATGA